One genomic window of Arachis stenosperma cultivar V10309 chromosome 10, arast.V10309.gnm1.PFL2, whole genome shotgun sequence includes the following:
- the LOC130957731 gene encoding LOW QUALITY PROTEIN: uncharacterized protein LOC130957731 (The sequence of the model RefSeq protein was modified relative to this genomic sequence to represent the inferred CDS: deleted 1 base in 1 codon), whose amino-acid sequence MAASTSSRSSKPYFSQGEASSHHGRNQESTSEAVNAYYSAALMGLAYGDTHLIATGSTLVALEMHAAQMWWHVREGENLYDEDFVKENRIMGVLWANKRDSGLWFAPPEWRECRLGIQVLPLLPITETLFSDVGYVKELVEWTKANLNRKGVGEGWKGFIHAMEGTYDRESALQKIRSLKAFDDGNSLSNLLWRIHSRGDVVEEEFDHGKHYCWFDHYCH is encoded by the exons atggcTGCCTCCACTTCATCTAGATCGTCCAAACCATATTTCTCACAGGGGGAGGCCTCTAGCCA tcatggAAGGAACCAAGAGAGCACAAGTGAAGCTGTGAATGCATATTACTCTGCAGCGTTGATGGGTCTCGCTTATGGCGACACCCATCTTATTGCAACAGGATCAACTCTTGTAGCATTGGAAATGCATGCAGCTCAAATGTGGTGGCATGTAAGAGAAGGAGAAAACTTGTATGATGAAGAT TTTGTGAAAGAGAATAGAATAATGGGTGTTCTTTGGGCTAATAAAAGAGACAGTGGTCTTTGGTTTGCTCCACCAGAATGGAGAGAATGTAGGCTTGGAATTCAGGTTCTGCCATTGTTGCCTATAACAGAGACATTGTTCTCTGATGTTGGTTATGTGAAGGAGCTTGTGGAATGGACAAAGGCAAATTTGAATAGGAAAGGTGTTGGTGAAGGGTGGAAAGGCTTTATCcatgccatggaaggaacttatGATAGAGAAAGTGCATTGCAGAAGATAAGAAGCTTGAAGGCTTTTGATGATGGAAACTCTCTAAGCAATTTGCTGTGGCGGATTCATAGTAGAGGTGATGTTGTTGAGGAAGAGTTTGATCATGGAAAACATTATTGTTGGTTTGACCATTATTGCCATTAG